A single Candidatus Bathyarchaeum sp. DNA region contains:
- a CDS encoding PQQ-binding-like beta-propeller repeat protein: MKNLNVNSKIATITLALLLTISAIAVVLPGVSAQESAGTKETVAYIGAMPNPVGVGQAVLLHIGITDYLQSAEDGWEDITVEVTAPDGHTETLGPYKTDSTGGTGDVFTPTMAGTYTLQTHFPTQWAVVTGFFSQYQGNITYLESYSEVLELEVLDDPIDYHPGHSLPTFYWDRPIDAQLREWSTVSGSWTHDLELLNVYAPYNDGPETAHILWNKELDVFGGLIGGELGGLSMGTGDAYEGKFPTKFIVNGRLYYETGGSRPLTKHETVCVDLSTGEEIWRKTFMDNRSIAFAQNLYWDGMNYHGGFSYLYVSAGGNWYAFDAYTGDWRFTIENIPSGTTFYGPHNEIYIARVDTTNNRLLVWSMNDALISTYTGYGDGSWGNTIEGPNNNAASEGVYDVNELPAGWIVNTSIPTGAPTSIVTVGYGDRVILGSSSTEEVTLVGLSLKAGDEGDVLFDETYDAPDYWYNANVTVSGAMGGFVASSIEDGAIVLYIRELREHYGFSTETGKYMWGPTPSEHYLNALEDSPANVRHIAYGNFYSASIGGTVYCYDVLTGEIEWTYQVNDPYSEMLWSNDWWVKPLFITDGKIYVAHTEHSAVDPRPRGAPFVCLDAMTGDVIWRIDGAFRTTRWGGRAIIGDSIIVGMDTYDQQIYAVGKGPSALTAQAPMSGVTVGSSVQITGTIMDVSPGTQDISLTTRFPNGVPAIADEDMSEWMLYVYKQFEEPMVDGVEVILCAIAPDGSYMDIDRTTSDMYGNWALAFKPEMEGTYQIIATFEGSEAYYGSTTSTYVTVDPAISASTPIDNEPVDNPDTEEPAGFVISTEVAIIAAVAVLAVIGVAAYWFLKRK, from the coding sequence ATGAAAAACTTGAATGTAAATTCAAAAATTGCTACTATCACTTTGGCTCTGTTGCTAACGATTTCTGCTATTGCTGTTGTTTTACCTGGCGTATCTGCACAAGAATCTGCTGGAACTAAAGAAACTGTTGCTTACATTGGTGCAATGCCTAACCCTGTAGGGGTTGGTCAGGCAGTATTGCTGCACATTGGTATTACAGACTATCTTCAATCTGCCGAAGACGGCTGGGAAGATATCACTGTAGAAGTAACAGCACCAGACGGTCACACTGAAACCCTTGGTCCATACAAAACCGACTCAACCGGTGGAACTGGTGATGTTTTCACGCCTACCATGGCTGGAACATACACTCTGCAAACTCACTTCCCAACACAATGGGCAGTAGTAACTGGATTTTTCTCGCAATACCAAGGTAACATCACTTACCTAGAAAGCTATAGTGAAGTACTAGAACTAGAAGTACTCGACGACCCCATCGACTATCATCCTGGGCACTCATTACCAACATTTTATTGGGATCGCCCAATAGATGCACAACTTCGAGAATGGTCTACAGTTTCAGGAAGCTGGACACACGATCTTGAACTGTTGAACGTTTATGCACCATACAACGATGGTCCAGAAACCGCACACATCCTCTGGAACAAAGAACTAGATGTTTTCGGTGGACTTATTGGTGGCGAACTAGGCGGCCTCAGTATGGGAACAGGAGATGCATATGAAGGTAAATTCCCAACAAAATTCATTGTAAATGGACGACTCTACTACGAAACTGGTGGCTCAAGACCGCTAACAAAACACGAAACCGTTTGTGTTGATCTTTCAACTGGTGAAGAAATTTGGCGCAAAACTTTCATGGACAATCGATCAATTGCCTTTGCTCAGAACCTATACTGGGATGGAATGAACTACCACGGTGGATTCTCATACTTGTATGTGTCTGCTGGTGGCAACTGGTATGCATTTGATGCGTACACTGGTGATTGGAGATTCACAATAGAAAACATTCCTTCAGGAACTACTTTCTATGGTCCACACAATGAAATCTACATCGCCCGAGTTGACACTACCAACAACAGGCTGCTCGTATGGTCAATGAACGACGCCCTCATCAGCACCTACACCGGTTATGGTGACGGTAGCTGGGGAAACACCATTGAAGGTCCAAACAACAACGCTGCTAGTGAAGGAGTTTATGACGTGAACGAACTTCCAGCTGGTTGGATCGTTAATACATCAATTCCAACAGGTGCACCTACCAGTATTGTCACTGTAGGCTATGGCGATCGTGTAATCTTGGGTTCATCTTCAACTGAAGAAGTTACCCTAGTTGGATTAAGCCTAAAAGCTGGCGACGAAGGTGACGTTCTATTCGACGAAACCTATGATGCACCCGACTACTGGTATAACGCTAACGTAACAGTATCTGGTGCTATGGGTGGATTTGTTGCCTCAAGTATTGAAGACGGCGCAATTGTCCTATACATCCGCGAACTTCGCGAGCACTATGGATTCAGCACTGAAACTGGTAAATACATGTGGGGTCCAACTCCATCTGAGCACTATCTAAATGCATTGGAAGATTCTCCTGCGAACGTTCGACACATTGCTTATGGCAACTTCTATTCTGCTAGTATTGGTGGAACAGTTTACTGCTATGACGTTCTAACTGGTGAGATCGAATGGACTTATCAGGTGAACGATCCTTACTCTGAAATGCTGTGGTCAAACGACTGGTGGGTTAAACCATTGTTCATAACTGACGGCAAAATCTATGTGGCTCACACTGAGCACTCTGCAGTCGATCCGCGACCAAGAGGTGCACCTTTCGTATGCCTTGACGCTATGACTGGTGACGTAATCTGGAGAATTGATGGTGCTTTCCGAACCACTAGATGGGGAGGACGCGCAATCATCGGTGACAGCATAATTGTAGGAATGGATACTTACGACCAACAAATCTATGCAGTTGGTAAAGGTCCAAGCGCACTAACCGCTCAAGCACCAATGTCTGGTGTAACAGTTGGCTCAAGTGTGCAAATCACTGGAACAATTATGGACGTTTCTCCAGGAACACAAGACATCTCTTTGACTACAAGATTCCCCAATGGCGTTCCCGCAATAGCTGATGAAGACATGAGCGAATGGATGCTCTATGTTTACAAACAATTCGAAGAACCAATGGTAGATGGTGTTGAAGTAATCCTTTGTGCAATTGCTCCTGATGGCAGCTACATGGATATCGACCGAACAACCAGCGACATGTATGGAAACTGGGCATTGGCCTTTAAACCAGAAATGGAAGGCACATACCAAATCATCGCAACCTTTGAAGGCTCTGAAGCATACTATGGCTCAACAACCTCAACATACGTGACTGTTGATCCAGCAATCTCTGCATCAACTCCAATCGACAACGAACCCGTAGACAACCCAGACACTGAAGAACCCGCAGGATTTGTAATTAGCACAGAAGTTGCAATCATCGCAGCAGTTGCAGTCTTAGCAGTAATCGGCGTAGCCGCTTACTGGTTCTTGAAAAGAAAATAA
- the eif1A gene encoding translation initiation factor eIF-1A, with amino-acid sequence MGKKKVRREDYNAIKIPEANDILGVVKQMLGGDRLMVSCQDGHERLCRIRGKMKRRMWIRVGDIVLVSPWDFQTDDRGDVIWRYKRNQVDWLRRKGYLKV; translated from the coding sequence GTGGGCAAAAAGAAAGTCAGACGCGAAGACTACAACGCAATCAAAATACCTGAAGCAAACGACATCTTAGGTGTGGTCAAGCAAATGTTAGGCGGTGACCGCCTTATGGTTAGCTGTCAAGACGGTCATGAACGCCTTTGCAGAATACGTGGCAAGATGAAACGTCGAATGTGGATCCGTGTCGGTGACATTGTTTTAGTTTCTCCTTGGGATTTTCAAACTGACGACCGTGGCGATGTAATCTGGAGATACAAACGCAACCAAGTTGACTGGCTGCGAAGAAAGGGCTACCTGAAAGTTTGA
- a CDS encoding prepilin peptidase — protein sequence MNQILDGARIIICLIFLVYASWSDYKSREVSDKVWALFGPLALLLTGVQILFFSSQPFQMVTFYVLSFAITSGLAVAIFYFGGFGGADAKALMCIALALPVYPGNLLSHYVGFVSPLFPITIFSNGVLLGALSVFFAIFRNLLWITQNKEGLFEGMKAEPVVRKILVLVSGYKIKLSKLENSHMFPLEDFEINEDGEKSPKLLVFPDYDEREDIINRLKENKPNGWMWATPGLPLLIFITVGLIVALAFGDIIWLVLGSFLF from the coding sequence TTGAATCAGATACTTGATGGCGCTCGAATAATTATTTGTTTAATTTTTCTAGTTTACGCGTCATGGAGTGATTACAAAAGCAGGGAAGTGAGTGACAAGGTTTGGGCACTTTTTGGTCCTTTGGCCCTTCTGTTAACTGGAGTACAGATTTTATTTTTCTCTTCTCAACCATTTCAAATGGTTACCTTTTATGTCCTATCTTTTGCTATAACTTCTGGGCTGGCTGTCGCAATATTTTATTTTGGAGGATTTGGAGGTGCAGACGCAAAAGCTCTGATGTGCATAGCCTTGGCGTTGCCTGTTTACCCTGGTAATCTTCTTTCTCATTATGTTGGGTTTGTTTCGCCCTTGTTTCCAATAACTATCTTTAGTAACGGCGTCTTATTGGGTGCACTTAGTGTTTTTTTCGCGATTTTCCGCAATTTATTATGGATCACCCAAAACAAAGAAGGCCTGTTCGAAGGGATGAAAGCCGAACCTGTTGTACGAAAAATTCTCGTCCTTGTTAGTGGTTACAAAATAAAATTATCCAAATTAGAGAACAGTCATATGTTTCCTCTTGAAGACTTTGAAATAAATGAGGATGGCGAAAAATCACCAAAACTTTTAGTTTTTCCCGATTATGATGAACGAGAAGACATAATTAACCGCCTCAAAGAAAACAAACCCAACGGATGGATGTGGGCAACTCCTGGTTTACCCCTTTTGATTTTTATTACTGTAGGTTTGATTGTTGCTTTGGCATTTGGTGACATAATTTGGTTGGTGTTGGGTTCATTTCTTTTTTAA
- a CDS encoding Lrp/AsnC family transcriptional regulator: MDKQILVALLKDGRRKFTDIAKECNATTSKIKKHYYKLKKLGIIKKSTTYVNQKKIGYQCHLSLYVDVKFGEVERFMNYARKIKGTTTYHVKLNGNYNVHVLIPLRNMNEIEEKTQKIKDHPTVIKFKSNIWTGVEFFPENLSILHS; the protein is encoded by the coding sequence ATAGACAAACAAATTCTAGTGGCCCTACTGAAAGATGGCCGTAGAAAGTTTACTGATATTGCGAAAGAATGTAATGCAACGACTTCGAAAATTAAAAAACATTATTACAAGCTGAAAAAACTTGGCATAATAAAGAAATCAACTACTTATGTGAACCAAAAAAAGATAGGATACCAATGTCACTTGAGTCTTTATGTTGATGTGAAGTTTGGTGAAGTAGAGCGATTCATGAATTATGCGAGAAAAATCAAAGGCACAACAACGTACCATGTTAAACTCAATGGTAACTACAATGTGCATGTGTTGATTCCCCTTAGAAACATGAATGAAATTGAAGAAAAAACACAAAAAATTAAGGACCATCCAACGGTTATTAAATTCAAATCAAACATTTGGACAGGGGTGGAATTTTTTCCAGAAAATTTGTCAATACTACATTCATAA
- a CDS encoding Lrp/AsnC family transcriptional regulator, whose translation MDKLDFEIMKRLIDNCRIPFSKIADELGVSTETIIRRYNKLKNDGVIRPTVYVDIFQLGYGIRVWYMISLMSQIDKSATLKKIAKIPDVVRIIKAVGDYDLLAIASVKDFKHMFEIGEKIEKINGVLKIEARQYLPLTDKNVPTSATSGFFNPNLLENDKNK comes from the coding sequence ATGGATAAATTAGATTTTGAAATAATGAAAAGACTAATTGATAATTGTAGAATTCCCTTTAGTAAAATTGCAGATGAACTTGGAGTTTCAACGGAAACAATAATTCGAAGATATAACAAACTCAAAAATGATGGGGTAATAAGGCCAACAGTTTATGTAGACATTTTTCAACTGGGATATGGAATCCGTGTTTGGTATATGATTTCATTAATGAGTCAAATCGACAAATCAGCTACCCTTAAAAAAATAGCAAAAATTCCAGATGTTGTCAGGATAATAAAAGCGGTTGGAGACTATGACCTGTTGGCGATTGCATCAGTCAAAGACTTTAAGCATATGTTTGAAATTGGTGAAAAAATTGAAAAAATAAATGGGGTGCTAAAAATTGAGGCCCGTCAATATTTGCCTTTAACTGATAAAAACGTACCAACATCTGCTACTTCTGGATTTTTTAATCCTAACCTCCTAGAAAACGACAAAAACAAATAA
- a CDS encoding PQQ-binding-like beta-propeller repeat protein, which yields MTCAVLPTVTAQDEVRSKTTYAYIGAIPSTVGVNQEVLLHVGITDYLATAADGFEGLTVTVTKPDGEIETLGPLRTDSTGGTGAIYIPTMTGTYYLQTIFPAQEYTWASPAYSSTNIYGTILYEASESEVLELTVQDESITYYSGHSLPEEYWSRPIDAQLREWSVISGNWLDDPTNLYAPYNDAPDTAHILWTNELTTGGLVGGELGEHAYECGDAYEGFFIDSVIINGVLYYNKYKAASVNQEVVAVDLHTGEQKWSKVLGTNERLSFGQTMYWDSYNYHGAFDYLWTVTGTTWNAYDAFSGDWVYAMENVPSGTNLYGPDGEIYRYTVDLTNGWMTLWNSSRVVSSEGSWIRFSMGSTLDATTGIEWNLTIPTDLKGSVKNFFLEDRLIGSDVAGWASMGDNPVALWAINLKPGHEGEMLFDTTWTPPAGDLTIIWGTSYSGAPSIEDGVFVLTAKETRQHYGFNLDTGENIWGPTESQGYLDMYGIHNIIADGYLFSARMAGTVYCYDVTTGELQWSYSATDPYSEMLWSDNWPIRPMFVSDGKIYLAHSEHSPVDPKPRGAPYICLDIETGEVVWEIDGAFRVTDWGGRSIIGDSIIATYNSYDQQIYAIGKGPSQTTATIANDVISLGSSALITGTIMDVSPGTEHTDIALRFPNGVPAVADECMSEWMLYVHMQFERPEDATGVTVKLEAIDPNCNYQDLGTTTTDASGFYSFDFVPELEGKYKIIATFDGSGGYYGSYAETALVVDPVATVASPIEPEEPVDTETPIDAKESTALLTTETTIIAAVAAAAVIGVAAYFILKRK from the coding sequence ATGACTTGCGCAGTGTTGCCAACAGTAACAGCGCAAGACGAAGTGCGATCAAAGACAACTTATGCATACATAGGCGCCATACCTTCTACTGTCGGAGTTAATCAAGAAGTTCTTTTGCATGTTGGAATTACAGATTATCTGGCAACAGCAGCTGATGGTTTTGAAGGGTTGACTGTAACTGTAACAAAACCTGACGGAGAAATCGAAACATTGGGGCCACTTAGAACTGACTCAACAGGTGGGACCGGAGCCATATACATACCCACTATGACCGGTACATATTATTTGCAAACAATTTTTCCTGCACAAGAATACACGTGGGCGAGTCCTGCATACAGTTCCACTAACATTTATGGTACGATCCTGTATGAAGCCAGCGAAAGTGAAGTACTAGAATTAACTGTGCAAGACGAATCAATAACCTACTATTCTGGGCACTCATTACCCGAGGAATACTGGAGCCGTCCAATTGATGCACAGCTTCGGGAATGGTCAGTTATTTCTGGAAATTGGTTAGATGACCCAACTAATTTGTATGCACCATACAATGATGCTCCCGACACTGCTCATATTCTATGGACCAACGAACTAACTACGGGAGGATTAGTTGGAGGTGAGTTGGGAGAACACGCTTACGAATGTGGAGATGCGTATGAAGGCTTCTTCATAGATTCAGTAATTATCAATGGAGTGCTATATTACAACAAATACAAAGCAGCTTCAGTCAATCAAGAAGTTGTCGCAGTTGACTTGCATACTGGAGAACAAAAATGGAGCAAAGTTTTAGGAACTAACGAAAGGCTATCCTTTGGTCAAACTATGTACTGGGACTCCTACAACTACCACGGTGCATTTGATTACTTGTGGACCGTTACAGGTACCACTTGGAATGCTTATGACGCTTTTAGTGGAGATTGGGTCTATGCAATGGAGAACGTCCCTTCGGGAACTAATTTGTACGGTCCCGACGGCGAAATTTACCGATATACAGTTGATCTAACCAATGGATGGATGACATTATGGAACTCAAGCAGAGTGGTTTCAAGTGAAGGAAGCTGGATCAGATTCAGTATGGGTTCAACGTTAGATGCCACAACAGGAATCGAATGGAACCTTACTATACCAACGGATTTGAAAGGTTCTGTTAAAAACTTCTTCCTTGAAGACCGTTTGATAGGTTCAGACGTAGCAGGCTGGGCCAGCATGGGAGATAATCCAGTTGCTCTATGGGCAATTAACCTAAAACCTGGACACGAAGGCGAAATGTTGTTTGATACAACATGGACACCTCCAGCCGGAGATCTTACCATTATTTGGGGAACCAGTTATAGCGGAGCTCCAAGCATTGAAGATGGTGTCTTTGTTCTTACTGCAAAAGAAACCCGACAACACTACGGATTTAACCTTGACACTGGCGAAAACATCTGGGGGCCAACAGAGTCACAAGGCTATCTAGACATGTATGGCATACACAACATCATTGCAGATGGTTATCTGTTTTCAGCACGTATGGCCGGAACAGTATACTGTTACGATGTGACTACCGGTGAACTACAGTGGAGCTATTCAGCAACAGACCCATACTCAGAAATGTTATGGTCAGATAATTGGCCAATTCGACCAATGTTTGTGAGTGACGGAAAAATCTATCTTGCACACAGTGAGCACTCTCCAGTTGATCCTAAACCACGAGGTGCACCATATATTTGTCTTGACATAGAAACAGGAGAAGTCGTTTGGGAAATTGACGGCGCATTCCGTGTAACTGATTGGGGTGGTCGTTCCATTATTGGTGACAGCATAATTGCGACATACAACAGCTATGATCAACAAATATATGCAATAGGTAAAGGACCAAGCCAAACAACAGCAACAATTGCAAACGACGTAATATCTCTTGGAAGCAGCGCTTTAATTACAGGAACAATAATGGACGTTTCGCCCGGAACAGAACACACCGATATTGCATTACGCTTTCCAAATGGTGTTCCTGCAGTAGCAGATGAGTGCATGAGCGAGTGGATGCTTTATGTGCATATGCAATTCGAACGCCCGGAAGATGCAACAGGTGTAACAGTAAAACTAGAAGCAATCGACCCTAATTGTAACTATCAAGATCTAGGAACAACAACAACCGATGCAAGTGGATTCTACAGTTTCGATTTTGTCCCCGAACTTGAAGGCAAATATAAAATCATAGCAACCTTTGACGGATCTGGAGGATACTACGGTTCATACGCAGAAACAGCACTGGTCGTGGACCCTGTAGCCACAGTAGCATCACCAATTGAACCCGAAGAACCCGTAGATACAGAAACACCCATTGACGCAAAAGAGTCAACAGCATTACTCACAACTGAAACAACCATCATCGCAGCAGTTGCAGCAGCAGCCGTAATTGGTGTTGCCGCCTACTTTATACTAAAACGTAAATAA
- a CDS encoding undecaprenyl-diphosphate phosphatase, whose product MVTLIEAVILAVIQGLAEWLPVSSSAHLVIAQHFLGLNPPLIFDVMLHFGTLIVVLVMFRNDVLDILKALVKGNFNSEEGKLALHLIIGSIPIAIIGVTFYGFIKSLFSNLLAAGLALLITGCVLFISEKRSGAKKMTSLDSLLVGLAQGIAIIPGISRSGLTISAGLLRKIDKNTAFRYSFLLSIPAILGATIVEVKDLVVGNVDVLPIVVGVIVSMLVGYASLTLLQKIVMNERFHLFAYYCWGVGIAIVAFTLIW is encoded by the coding sequence ATGGTGACCTTAATTGAAGCAGTGATTTTGGCGGTGATTCAGGGATTAGCTGAATGGTTACCTGTTTCTAGTTCTGCTCATTTGGTGATTGCCCAACATTTTCTTGGTTTAAATCCCCCGTTAATCTTTGATGTTATGTTGCATTTTGGCACATTAATTGTTGTACTCGTGATGTTTAGAAATGACGTTCTGGACATACTCAAGGCTTTGGTTAAAGGCAACTTCAACTCCGAAGAAGGAAAACTTGCATTACACCTAATTATCGGAAGCATACCCATAGCAATCATTGGTGTCACATTCTACGGATTTATCAAATCATTATTTTCTAATTTGCTTGCAGCTGGATTGGCTTTACTGATTACTGGTTGTGTGTTGTTTATTTCCGAAAAACGATCAGGAGCAAAAAAGATGACCTCCCTTGATTCTTTACTTGTTGGTTTGGCTCAAGGAATCGCCATAATTCCCGGAATTTCCCGAAGTGGATTAACCATATCTGCAGGACTTTTGAGAAAAATCGACAAAAATACCGCTTTTAGGTACTCATTTCTGTTATCTATACCTGCTATACTTGGAGCAACAATTGTAGAAGTAAAAGACTTGGTTGTAGGAAATGTTGATGTGTTACCAATTGTTGTAGGAGTCATTGTTTCAATGCTGGTTGGTTATGCTTCTCTGACGTTGCTACAAAAAATTGTTATGAATGAAAGATTTCACCTGTTTGCATATTACTGTTGGGGAGTTGGAATCGCAATTGTTGCGTTTACTCTAATTTGGTAG
- the albA gene encoding DNA-binding protein Alba: MSKKSSDSNIIYVGRKPPMNYVLGIVTAFSGTETKDVTVKARGQAITTAVDAVEIARRRFVKEMKVGNIAIGTEEMPPREGETNSRMISTIEITLKRS; this comes from the coding sequence ATGAGCAAAAAATCTAGCGACTCAAATATAATCTACGTAGGTAGAAAACCTCCCATGAATTATGTGCTAGGCATCGTAACCGCTTTCAGCGGAACCGAAACCAAGGACGTAACCGTAAAAGCACGCGGACAGGCAATAACCACAGCAGTTGACGCAGTCGAAATCGCAAGACGCAGATTCGTCAAAGAAATGAAAGTCGGCAACATCGCAATCGGAACCGAAGAGATGCCCCCCCGAGAAGGTGAAACCAACTCAAGAATGATTTCTACAATTGAAATCACCTTGAAACGAAGCTAA